The sequence GATCGCCGCCTCCCCGGCGCGCGACGCGATCGACTGGGCGCGGCTGGACCTCTGGTGGGGCGACGAGCGCTTCCTGCCCTCCGCCGACCCGGAGCGCAACGCCGTCCAGGCCCGCGCCGAGCTGCTGGACGCCGTCCCGCTCGACCCGGCGCGGGTGCACGAGATGCCCGCCTCGGACGGCGTCGACGGCTCGGACGTGGACGCCGCGGCCGCCCGCTACGCGGAGGAGCTCGCGAAGGCGGCCGGCCCCGCCGACCGGCTCCGGGTGCCCGCCTTCGACGTGCTGCTGCTCGGCGTCGGCCCGGACACCCATGTCGCCTCGCTGTTCCCGGAGCACCCCGGGGTGCGGGAGACCGAGCTGACGGTGGTCGGCGTGCGCGGCGCGCCGAAGCCTCCGCCGACCCGGATCTCGCTCACCCTGCCGGCGATCCGGGCCGCCCGCGAGGTCTGGCTGCTGGCGGCCGGCGAGGACAAGGCGGACGCGGTCGCGCTGGCCCTGTCCGGCCCCGGCGAGCTCCAGGCACCCGCCTCCGGCGCGCACGGCACCGGCCGCACCCTGTGGCTGCTGGACCGCGCCGCCGCGGACCGGCTGCCGCCCCAGCTGTACCCCCCGGCCTCGGCCTGAGGCTCGGGAACACCGAAGGGCGCCACCCGTCACGGGTGGCGCCCTTCGGTGTTCGCCTGCTGCTCAGATCTCGCCGCGGAGCTTGGCCAGCGCCTCGGCGAGGATCGCCTCGCCGTCGGCGTCGGTGCGCCGCTCGCGGACGTAGGCCAGGTGGGTCTTGTACGGCTCGTTGCGGGAGGGCGCGGGCGGGTTGTGCTCGTCCTGCCCGGCCGGGAAGCCGCAGCGCGGGCAGTCCCAGGTGTCCGGGATGACCGCCTCGGCCGCGAAGCTCGGCCGGGTCTCGTGCTTGTTGGCACACCAGAAGGAGATCCGGTTGCGGGGGGCGGATTCGCCGCGCTCCGCCTCACCCATCGGGCCGGCTCCGACCCTGCTGCCACGGATGGCGTTGCCACTTGCCACGGTCTGACTCCCTGCGTGCTGGTGCGCCGACGCGCCGCGATGCGCGTCGGTGGCGAAAGTCGTCCTAGTGTAAGCAGGAGTTAAGGATGCGCCACCACCGGCTCCGCCCCGGACCCTTCCAGGATAGGCCGCGGGGCGACGGGGCGTCAGAGGTATGTCAGCTCTTGTACTTCAGGACCATGCTGAGCACGAACAGCGAGGCGAACCAGGCCAGACCGACCACGATCGTGATGCGGTCCAGGTTGCGCTCGGCGACCGCGGAGCCACCGCCGGTGGACATCGCGCCACCACCGAACATGTCCGACAGGCCGCCGCCCTTCCCCTTGTGCAGCAGCACCAGGAGGATCATCAGCAGGCTGAAGACGATCAGGGCAATCGAGAACCCGATAACCACGACGGGACCAACTCTCTCGTATCTTCGGCGAAGGGGCCGGACCACGTCGGGTGGTCCGGCCCCAAAGCCTACGTTGCTGCGGCGGCGTTAGCCTACTGCCTGCTCACGGTACCGCACGATCTTGACGAACTCCTCGGCGTCCAGCGAGGCACCGCCGACCAGGCCGCCGTCGATGTCCGGCTTGGCCATCAGGCCGGCCGCGCTCGACGACTTGACCGAACCGCCGTACAGCACCCGGACCTTGTCCGCGAGCTCGGCGGAGTACAGCTCGGCGATCCGGGCGCGGATCGCGGCGCAGACCTCCTGGGCGTCCTCGGGGGTCGCCACCTCGCCGGTGCCGATCGCCCAGACCGGCTCGTAG comes from Streptomyces sp. TLI_053 and encodes:
- the pgl gene encoding 6-phosphogluconolactonase, with amino-acid sequence MTAATPQLVVHRDKELMAQAAAARLITRIVDAQAARGTASVVLTGGRNGNALLAAIAASPARDAIDWARLDLWWGDERFLPSADPERNAVQARAELLDAVPLDPARVHEMPASDGVDGSDVDAAAARYAEELAKAAGPADRLRVPAFDVLLLGVGPDTHVASLFPEHPGVRETELTVVGVRGAPKPPPTRISLTLPAIRAAREVWLLAAGEDKADAVALALSGPGELQAPASGAHGTGRTLWLLDRAAADRLPPQLYPPASA
- a CDS encoding RNA polymerase-binding protein RbpA, translating into MASGNAIRGSRVGAGPMGEAERGESAPRNRISFWCANKHETRPSFAAEAVIPDTWDCPRCGFPAGQDEHNPPAPSRNEPYKTHLAYVRERRTDADGEAILAEALAKLRGEI
- the secG gene encoding preprotein translocase subunit SecG — its product is MVIGFSIALIVFSLLMILLVLLHKGKGGGLSDMFGGGAMSTGGGSAVAERNLDRITIVVGLAWFASLFVLSMVLKYKS